One genomic window of Panicum hallii strain FIL2 chromosome 6, PHallii_v3.1, whole genome shotgun sequence includes the following:
- the LOC112896292 gene encoding chitin elicitor receptor kinase 1 has product MALPALLARALLLLAAAASAAGGGCRSGCDLALASFLIARNQNLTYIAQLFSIDYRSLAPYNPQYPNLDFIPADASVNVSFPCGCHSLPGAPSATYLAGSFPYLVRSGETYESIAGHFSNLTTPGWLASTNSYPANNIPDTGVRVNVTVNCSCGDPGISTAYGLFLTYPLRDGQTLASVAANYSFSSPAQMDLLRQYNPGMATNTSGLVFIPVKDANGSYHPLSSPGKGGSVGPIVGGVVGGVSALLLGIFLYVMFYRRRKAKKAALLPSSEDSTQLAATASMDKVALSSSQADSASGVPGITVDKSVEFSYEELFNATEGFSMSNKIGQGGFGAVYYAELRGEKAAIKKMDMQATNEFLAELKVLTHVHHLNLVRLIGYCTESSLFLVYEYIENGNLSQHLRGSGYEPLSWAARIQIALDSARGLEYIHEHTVPVYIHRDIKSANILIDKNYRAKVADFGLTKLTEVGNTSLPTRGIVGTFGYMPPEYARYGDVSPKVDVYAFGVVLYELISAKEAIVRSTESGSDSKGLVYLFEEALNTTNPKEGLQRLIDPALGEDYPMDSILKLTMLARACTQEDPKSRPTMRSIVVALMTLSSTSELWDMNAVQENEGLVNLMSGR; this is encoded by the exons ATGGCGCTGCCCGCCCTCCTCGCgcgcgccctcctcctcctcgccgcggcggcgtcggcggcggggggcggctgCCGCTCCGGCTGCGACCTCGCGCTCGCCTCCTTCCTCATCGCCCGGAACCAGAACCTCACCTACATCGCCCAGCTCTTCAGCATCGACTACCGCTCGCTGGCGCCCTACAACCCGCAGTACCCCAACCTGGACTTCATCCCCGCCGACGCCAGCGTCAACGTCTCCTTCCCCTGCGGCTGCCACTCGCTCCCCGGCGCGCCCTCCGCCACCTACCTCGCCGGCTCCTTCCCCTACCTGGTCCGCAGCGGCGAGACCTACGAGAGCATCGCCGGCCACTTCAGCAACCTCACCACCCCCGGCTGGCTCGCCAGCACCAACTCTTACCCCGCCAACAACATCCCCGACACCGGCGTCAGGGTGAACGTCACCGTCAACTGCTCCTGCGGGGACCCGGGGATCTCCACGGCCTACGGGCTCTTCCTCACCTACCCGCTCAGGGACGGCCAGACGCTCGCCTCCGTCGCCGCCAACTACAGCTTCTCCTCGCCGGCGCAGATGGACCTGCTTAGGCAGTATAACCCCGGCATGGCCACCAACACAAGCGGGCTCGTTTTCATCCCCGTCAAAG ATGCCAATGGAAGTTACCATCCTTTATCATCACCAGG AAAAGGAGGTTCTGTAGGACCTATAGTTGGAGGAGTTGTTGGTGGTGTTTCTGCACTGCTACTGGGTATCTTTTTATACGTCATGTTCTATAGGCGAAGAAAGGCGAAAAAGGCTGCCCTTCTTCCATCATCTGAAGATTCTACCCAACTTG CTGCTACTGCATCCATGGATAAAGTTGCACTGTCAAGCAGTCAAGCTGATAGTGCCTCAGGAGTGCCAGGAATTACTGTTGACAAATCAGTAGAGTTCTCGTATGAAGAACTTTTCAATGCCACAGAGGGATTTAGCATGAGTAATAAAATTGGGCAGGGTGGTTTTGGTGCAGTCTATTATGCTGAGCTCAGAGGCGAG AAAGCTGCCATAAAGAAAATGGATATGCAGGCTACTAATGAGTTCCTTGCTGAGTTAAAGGTTTTGACACATGTTCATCATCTGAATCTG GTGCGTTTGATTGGTTATTGCACTGAGAGTTCTTTGTTCCTTGTCTATGAGTATATCGAGAATGGGAACTTAAGCCAGCATTTGCGTGGATCTG GTTATGAGCCTCTGTCTTGGGCTGCCAGGATTCAAATTGCCTTAGATTCAGCAAGAGGTCTTGAGTACATTCATGAACATACTGTCCCAGTATATATACATCGGGATATCAAGTCAGCAAACATCTTGATAGACAAAAACTACCGTGCAAAG GTTGCAGATTTTGGTTTAACAAAACTTACAGAAGTTGGTAATACATCACTGCCCACACGTGGAATTGTTGGTACATTTGGTTACATGCCTCCAGA ATATGCTCGATATGGTGATGTATCTCCTAAGGTCGATGTGTATGCCTTTGGCGTTGTTCTTTATGAACTTATTTCGGCCAAAGAAGCTATTGTCAGATCAACTGAGTCTGGTAGCGATTCAAAGGGTTTGGTTTATCTG TTTGAAGAAGCTCTCAACACAACCAATCCAAAGGAAGGCCTCCAGAGACTGATTGATCCGGCTCTAGGCGAGGATTACCCCATGGACTCCATTCTCAAG TTGACAATGCTGGCAAGGGCGTGCACGCAGGAAGACCCCAAGTCAAGGCCCACAATGAGGTCCATCGTCGTCGCGCTGATGACGCTGTCATCCACGAGCGAGTTGTGGGACATGAATGCGGTCCAGGAGAACGAAGGCCTGGTGAACCTCATGTCCGGGAGATGA
- the LOC112898371 gene encoding uncharacterized protein LOC112898371: protein MSPLFLALLVAFASATAAAAALDDSARGHGHRLKSRTFLSPPFSLRPGAVSNKWYMDVAFPRGHLALKSFNGEVVDARGSPVPLYETYLHHWLVVPYYPAARGGEGFLMRTNSGVCRDTLGQYFGLGAETRHTATWVPDPYGVEVGGDPPPEGYGEERWALNVHAIDTRGAADRPGCTECRCDLYNVTVDEDGRRIGAGYAGGTRCCYDQTRCRVEDGFVDGEPRELFLRYTVMWVDWSDAAVVPVRIYILDVADEALLQGKSKPDCMLEYTVEECSSESRARNDCVDVKVAKEVLPRGGDVVYAVGHQHAGGIGTSLHGQDGRLLCWSTPTYGSGHEAGNEAGYVVGMSACYPEPGAVRVRDGEALTMVSNYTGERRRTGVMGHFYLLVADGREEPRQQQPAPSKRRRRPSLCFSFPVPWCAPAWLSIGQPAMEDDDA, encoded by the exons ATGTCTCCCTTGTTCCTTGCGCTGCTCGTCGCGTTCGCgtccgcgacggcggcggcggcagccctcGACGACAGCGCGAGAGGCCACGGCCACCGGCTGAAGTCCAGGACGTTCCTGTCCCCGCCCTTCTCCCTGCGCCCGGGCGCCGTCTCCAACAAGTGGTACATGGACGTGGCCTTCCCGCGCGGCCACCTCGCGCTCAAGAGCTTCAACGGCGAGGTCGTCGACGCACGCGGCTCCCCCGTGCCGCTCTACGAGACCTACCTCCACCACTGGCTCGTGGTGCCGTACTACCCCGCGGCGAGGGGCGGGGAGGGCTTCCTGATGCGGACCAACTCCGGCGTGTGCCGGGACACGCTGGGGCAGTACTTCGGGCTGGGCGCCGAGACCCGGCACACCGCGACGTGGGTGCCCGACCCCTACGGCGTCGAGGTCGGGGGCGACCCGCCGCCGGAGGGGTACGGGGAGGAGAGGTGGGCGCTCAACGTGCACGCCATCGacacgcgcggcgcggccgacCGGCCCGGGTGCACCGAGTGCAGGTGCGACCTCTACAACGTGACGGTGGACGAGGACGGGCGCCGCATCGGCGCGGGGTACGCCGGCGGCACGCGCTGCTGCTACGACCAGACGCGGTGCAGGGTGGAGGACGGCTTCGTCGACGGCGAGCCCCGGGAGCTGTTCCTGCGGTACACCGTGATGTGGGTCGACTGGAGCGACGCCGCCGTCGTGCCGGTGAGGATCTACATTCTCGACGTCGCCGATGAGGCGCTGCTCCAGGGGAAATCCAAGCCTGATTGCATG CTGGAGTACACGGTCGAGGAATGCAGCTCAGAAAGCCGAGCGAGAAACGATTGCGTCGACGTGAAGGTGGCCAAAGAGGTGTTGCCGCGGGGAGGCGACGTCGTCTACGCCGTCGGGCACCAGCACGCAGGTGGCATCGGAACTTCTCTACACGGTCAGGACGGGCGGCTGCTGTGCTGGTCGACCCCGACGTACGGCTCCGGGCACGAGGCCGGCAACGAGGCGGGGTACGTCGTGGGCATGTCGGCGTGCTACCCGGAGCCGGGCGCCGTGAGGGTGCGCGACGGCGAGGCGCTGACCATGGTGTCCAACTacaccggcgagcggcggcgcacgggggTGATGGGCCACTTCTACCTCCTCGTGGCCGACGGGCGGGAGGAGCcgcggcagcagcagccggctcccagcaagcggcggcggcggccgtcgctGTGCTTCAGCTTCCCCGTCCCAT GGTGCGCCCCTGCATGGCTGTCGATCGGGCAACCTGCCATGGAAGACGACGATGCCTAG
- the LOC112898370 gene encoding uncharacterized protein LOC112898370, giving the protein MNGERQLFVAGGADELKMPPLFLVLLIAFASATTTAPLPTARALVDNARGYVYNGHLLKSKTFLSPPFSLRPGSVSNKWYMDVAFPRGHLALKSFNGEVVDARGAPVPLHETYLHHWLVEPYYATRGGGGQTLPRANSGVCKGSLGQYFGLGSETRRTLTWVPDPYGIEIGGGDAPEGYEERWSLNVHAIDTRGAVDKPGCTECRCDLYNVTVDERGHRIAEGYAGGLHCCYDQTRCRVEDGFAAGGEPRELFLRYTVMWVDWSDAAVVPVRIYILDVTDTALLDGKPEPDCKVEYTVEACSSENRAKNDCVDMKVTKEALPRGGDIVFAVGHQHSGGIGTSLHGQDGRLLCSSTPIYGDGEEAGNEAGYIVGMSTCYPEPGTVRIRDGEALTVVSNYTGERRRTGVMGHFYLLVADDDEQQQAAPNKQPPSLCFSFPTSWCVPAWMMGNLQ; this is encoded by the exons ATGAACGGTGAACGTCAGCTCTTTGTGGCAGGTGGTGCTGACGAGTTGAAGATGCCCCCGTTGTTCCTTGTGCTGCTCATCGCGTTCGCGTccgcgacgacgacggcgccgcTTCCGACGGCACGAGCCCTCGTCGACAACGCGAGAGGCTATGTCTACAACGGCCACCTGCTCAAGTCGAAGACGTTCCTGTCCCCGCCCTTCTCCCTGCGCCCCGGCTCCGTCTCCAACAAGTGGTACATGGACGTGGCCTTTCCGCGCGGCCACCTCGCGCTCAAGAGCTTCAACGGCGAGGTCGTGGACGCGCGCGGCGCCCCCGTGCCGCTCCACGAGACCTACCTCCACCACTGGCTCGTGGAGCCCTACTACGCCACGCGGGGGGGCGGCGGGCAGACGCTCCCGCGGGCCAACTCCGGCGTGTGCAAGGGCTCGCTGGGGCAGTACTTCGGGCTGGGGTCCGAGACCCGGCGCACCTTGACGTGGGTGCCCGACCCGTACGGCATCGagatcggcggcggcgacgcgccGGAGGGGTACGAGGAGCGGTGGTCTCTGAACGTGCACGCCATCGACACGCGCGGCGCGGTGGACAAGCCCGGGTGCACCGAGTGCCGGTGCGACCTCTACAACGTGACGGTCGACGAGCGCGGCCACCGCATCGCCGAGGGCTACGCCGGCGGCCTGCACTGCTGCTACGACCAGACGCGGTGCAGGGTGGAGGACGGcttcgccgccggcggcgagccgcGGGAGCTGTTCCTGCGGTACACCGTGATGTGGGTCGACTGGAGCGACGCCGCCGTCGTGCCGGTGAGGATCTACATACTCGACGTCACTGATACGGCGCTGCTCGACGGGAAACCCGAGCCTGATTGCAAG GTGGAGTATACAGTCGAGGCATGCAGCTCTGAAAACCGAGCGAAAAACGATTGCGTCGACATGAAGGTGACCAAAGAAGCGTTGCCCCGTGGAGGCGACATCGTCTTCGCCGTCGGGCACCAGCACTCAGGTGGCATCGGCACTTCTCTGCACGGCCAG GACGGCCGGCTGCTGTGCTCGTCGACCCCGATCTACGGCGACGGGGAGGAGGCCGGCAACGAGGCGGGCTACATCGTCGGCATGTCGACGTGCTACCCGGAGCCGGGCACCGTCAGGATCCGTGACGGCGAGGCGCTGACCGTGGTGTCCAACTacaccggcgagcggcggcgcacgggggTGATGGGCCACTTCTACCTCCTCGTGGCCGACGACGacgagcagcagcaggcggctcCCAACAAGCAACCGCCGTCACTGTGCTTCAGCTTCCCGACCTCGT GGTGCGTTCCGGCATGGATGATGGGCAACCTGCAGTGA
- the LOC112896293 gene encoding UPF0481 protein At3g47200-like: MAHPLVMVMDSPLMEPLLDPNGQAPAVAATPDEHGVAAGDESSTVVGNGMDADGSRRTGGASAHAEENDSDDVKGDEMSASMQRRLDESSAVEDEEEVGDDAEADEMASRMERRLAALPGRPHESEPFTIFRVAGPMRDRNRHLYEPQMVSLGPFHRGAGRHLDAMEAHKWRYLRDLLARGGGATLAAYARAARAMEPRARRRYAEPVPLPPAEFAEMLLLDGCFVVEFFLKGEEKADDALIDASWAMQNVYNDLFLLENQLPFFVLERFYDIATGGLGRGHLVTNVLVKYLTVDMGAAQDAETARPPDGEIHHLLHLYYHWFLPPEDRPGSGAGGPAGAGKSEDEAFEEWMSKPMDERIPWQLPSASELKDAGVTFRAKKSPRSLVDVTFDRRGGVLEIPAVESYTNHAIFANLLAYEQSRGRWELQRLVSYVLLMASVVDARRDVEVLQRAGVFVKGDEETATFYAHLGELCPPPEFVENCYADLFRDVREHCGRSWNRHRAVLVHDYFSNPWTSMSAAAAVFLLVLTVVQTVYTVLPYYNPS; this comes from the coding sequence ATGGCCCATCCTTTGGTCATGGTCATGGACTCTCCTCTAATGGAGCCCCTACTGGATCCCAATGGCCAGGCTCCGGCTGTCGCAGCCACGCCGGACGAGCACGGCGTTGCCGCCGGAGATGAGAGCAGCACCGTCGTGGGGAATGGCATGGACGCCGACGGGAGTCGCCGCACTGGCGGGGCCAGCGCGCACGCCGAGGAGAACGACAGCGATGATGTGAAAGGGGATGAGATGTCCGCATCCATGCAGCGCCGGCTGGACGAGAGCAGCGCCgtcgaggacgaggaggaggtgggCGACGACGCGGAGGCCGACGAGATGGCATCGCGCATGGAGCGCCGCCTGGCTGCGCTCCCCGGGCGGCCCCACGAGAGCGAGCCCTTCACCATCTTCCGCGTGGCCGGGCCCATGCGCGACCGCAACCGCCACCTCTACGAGCCGCAGATGGTGTCCCTGGGGCCCTTCCACCGcggcgccggccgccacctcgacGCCATGGAGGCGCACAAGTGGCGGTACCTCCGCGACCTCCTGGCccgcggcggtggcgcgacgCTGGCTGCGtacgcccgcgccgcgcgcgccatgGAGccccgcgcgcggcggcggtacGCGGAGCCcgtgccgctgccgcccgccgagTTCGCCGAGATGCTCCTCCTGGACGGCTGCTTCGTGGTGGAGTTCTTCCTCAAGGGCGAGGAGAAGGCCGACGACGCGCTCATCGACGCGTCGTGGGCGATGCAGAACGTATACAACGacctcttcctcctcgagaACCAGCTCCCCTTCTTCGTCCTCGAGCGCTTCTACGACATCGCCACCGGCGGACTCGGCCGGGGCCACTTGGTCACCAACGTCCTCGTCAAGTACCTCACCGTCGACATGGGTGCCGCCCAGGACGCGGAGACCGCGCGGCCCCCCGACGGCGAGATCCACCACCTGCTGCACCTGTACTACCACTGGTTCCTGCCGCCGGAGGACCGGCCCgggagcggcgccggcggccccgccggcgccggcaagTCCGAGGACGAGGCGTTCGAGGAGTGGATGTCGAAGCCGATGGACGAGCGCATCCCGTGGCAGCTCCCGTCGGCGTCGGAGCTGAAGGACGCTGGCGTGACGTTCCGCGCCAAGAAGTCCCCCCGGAGCCTCGTGGACGTGACCTTCgaccggcgcggcggcgtgctGGAGATCCCGGCGGTGGAGAGCTACACGAACCACGCCATCTTCGCGAACCTGCTGGCGTACGAGCAGAGCCGGGGCCGGTGGGAGCTGCAGCGGCTGGTGAGCTACGTGCTGCTGATGGCGTCGGTGGTGGAcgcgcggcgcgacgtggaggtcCTGCAGCGGGCGGGCGTGTTTGTGAAGGGGGACGAGGAGACGGCGACGTTCTACGCGCACCTGGGGGAGCTGTGCCCGCCGCCGGAGTTCGTGGAGAACTGCTACGCCGACCTGTTCCGCGACGTGCGGGAGCACTGCGGCCGCAGCTGGAaccggcaccgcgccgtgctggtgcacgactacttcagcaaccCCTGGACCAGcatgtccgccgccgccgccgtcttcctgctcgtgctcaccgTCGTGCAGACCGTCTACACCGTGCTGCCTTATTACAACCCCAGTTAA